One Brassica oleracea var. oleracea cultivar TO1000 chromosome C7, BOL, whole genome shotgun sequence genomic window carries:
- the LOC106304088 gene encoding probable WRKY transcription factor 28 has protein sequence MSNETKDFYNYQFPSSFSLYEMMNLPTSAPSSYGNNGFDPSSYSFTDCLQSSPGAYDSLLQKTFGLSPSSSEVFNSSIDQESKRDVTNDVTGETPTRVSAPSSSSEADHPGEDSGKSQIRKRELAEDGGEENQNSKKVGKTKKNEEKKQREPRVSFMTKSEVDHLEDGYRWRKYGQKAVKNSPYPRSYYRCTTQKCNVKKRVERSFQDPTVVITTYEGQHNHPIPTNLRGSSAAAAMYSDFMTPRSFTHDMFRTAAYTSGGSVEGALDYGYGQSGYGSVNANPNSSHQNYHQGGEYELLKEILPSIFFKQEH, from the exons ATGTCTAATGAAACCAAAGATTTCTACAACTACCAATTCCCTTCATCCTTCTCTTTGTACGAAATGATGAATCTCCCTACTTCAGCTCCGTCCTCTTATGGAAACAACGGTTTCGATCCATCTTCCTACTCCTTCACTGATTGCCTCCAGAGCTCTCCAGGAGCGTACGACTCTCTACTTCAGAAAACTTTTGGTCTTTCTCCCTCTTCTTCAGAGGTTTTCAACTCCTCGATCGACCAAGAATCAAAACGAGATGTAACTAATGACGTTACCGGCGAGACTCCAACTAGGGTTTCTGCACCTTCTTCTTCTAGCGAGGCTGATCATCCTGGTGAAGATTCCGGTAAAAGTCAGATCAGGAAAAGAGAGTTAGCTGAAGATGGAGGTGAAGAAAATCAAAACTCCAAAAAAGT AGGGAAAACGAAAAAGAACGAAGAGAAGAAACAAAGAGAGCCACGAGTCTCGTTTATGACTAAAAGCGAAGTTGATCATCTAGAAGATGGTTATAGATGGAGAAAATACGGCCAAAAGGCCGTCAAAAACAGCCCTTACCCAAG GAGTTACTATAGATGCACGACACAAAAATGTAACGTGAAGAAACGAGTGGAGAGATCGTTCCAAGATCCAACGGTTGTGATTACAACGTACGAGGGTCAACACAACCATCCCATTCCGACTAATCTTCGGGGAAGTTCCGCGGCGGCTGCTATGTACTCTGACTTCATGACTCCGAGAAGCTTTACACATGATATGTTTCGGACGGCTGCTTATACTAGCGGTGGCTCCGTGGAGGGGGCTTTGGATTATGGATACGGACAGAGTGGTTATGGTAGTGTGAATGCAAACCCTAATTCTTCTCATCAAAACTATCACCAAGGAGGTGAATATGAGCTTTTGAAGGAAATTCTTCCTTCCATTTTCTTCAAGCAAGAGCATTGA